One Gossypium hirsutum isolate 1008001.06 chromosome A08, Gossypium_hirsutum_v2.1, whole genome shotgun sequence genomic window, TAAGCTAAATTTCGCGGAGGTGAGAACCCCATTGAAGCTAGTTTAGAAGGAAATGCAGAAGAGAGGTTTGGCCCTGCAGGGGTTGGGGGATAAAATCTAATATACACAAAACTACTATGAGTTCCATCATGAGAAAGATCACGAGATCTAGAATTGTATTGAGTTCAGGGCCCTAGTACAGGGTCTAATGGATAATAAGGAATTGGAGTTCCTCGAGTCTGTTGAAGAGGGGGATGTATGCTCTCTAGGAGGAGAGTCAAGTGAAGAAGGTTGCAGAGCCAGCTGTCCAGTGATAATTATTTCGAAGCCCAGAATTAGTGAAGTAGAAGCAAGAGTTACACCAAGAGTTATAATCCGGAAGCCAACAGCTTCCCCTTATAAAGATAGCCATAGGGTGCCTTGGAATTATAATTGTAGTATAGCAGTTTCAGAGAAGGAAGATTCGATTAGCACGCCAAACACAGAAGGTGAACCAGCAAAAGGGAAACCCGTCATACTCAAGAAAGAAGTAGAGAGATCAGAACCACTGGTTAATGAGCCAGTAATGGAAAATGAAACCAAGGAGTTCTTGAAGTTCCTAGGATACAGCGAGTATAGTGTTGTGGAACAACTACACCAACAACCGGATCGCATATCGATATTGGCTCTCCTGTTAAATTCGAAGGTCCACCGCAACGTattgatgaaagtgttgaacGAAACCAATGTTGCGGATGACATTTTGGTTAACAAATTGGATCGTCTCGTCGGCAACATAAGCGTTAACAATTTCATCTCCTTCAGCGATGATGAGATACCACCAGGGGGCAGAGGGTCTATTAAGGCTCTGCATGTCATTACACGTTGCAAGGGGTATACGCTACTCGGAGTACTAGTTGATAATGGGTCCGCATTGAACGTATTGCCTTGGGCTACGTTAAACCGTTTACCTATAGACAGTTCTCATATGAAGACGTGTCAGAACATagtaagagcatttgatggcacagaAAGGAAAGTAATGGGAAGGATAGAGGTACCTCTTCAGATTGGCCCAAACACGTGCGAGGTAGATTTTCTTGTGatggatattaagccttcctATAACTGTCTATTAGGAAGACCTTGGATTTACTCAGCTGGGGCAGTGCCATCCTCGCTGCACCAGAAGCTAAAGATGATTACTGAGGGACAGCTAATAACAATAAATGCGGAGAAGGAAATTATTGCGTCAGTTACCAGTGATGCACCCTACATAGAGAATGATAACGAAGCATTTGAATGTTCATTTCGATCATCAGAGTTTGTAAACGCAACGTTTATAGCTGAAGGAAGCAGGATTCCGATACCTAAGATATTAGGGGCTACGAAAATGAGCCTGCAGCTGATAGTTGGGAAAGGGTCGTTACCTGGCAGAGGACTCGGGAGGCACCTCCGTGGATAAGTTAGAGTGTCAATCTTGGTTGGCAAGTGGGATCACTTCGGTTTGGGATTCAGGCCAGATGCAAGCCAAGTGAAGAAGGAGTTTGAAAGGAAACAAGAACAGCGGAGAGCAAGATTGAGTAGGACAGAAGTCAGGTGGGAATCGATGAACTTCCCCCACATTTCCCAAACATTTGTATCTGAAGGGTTTATTCATTCTATACATTATAAGGTGAAAGAAGGAATGGCTGAAGATGCGATAGGAATTTGGAGCATCAATGCCACATTTGAAGAGGAAGCAATGGAAAGGAATTTATCAAGCATTTGCCTGTATGAGCCTAGGAGTGTTTTGGATAACTGGACTGATGAAGAAATTCCTGTAATCTTTAGAGCTAAcatagagtaatattcaaaacctACCTGTTGTCTTCTAGCCTAGGgacaataagaatcttttgtgaaataggctcatgttcaaacattattattttcaataaaaaatgcatTTTCATATATCGGTTCGAGCAAttattcttttttccttttcatttcatacACAATCATACCATACAAAGGAATTATCCATTTCGTTTTCTTTGGGTATTCTCTTATACTCATAATAGGCCATCGGATGTCCACGTCATGAGAAATACTGATGCGAGCTCGAAATTTCCTTTGGAGTGAGACATGTGCTTTAAGGGACTTCAAGATTTTGAAGAGGATGAGGATTGTGGTTTACCTCCCGATTTGTTAAGGATAATGGAGCGAGAAGAGGAACAGATCCTGCCACACAAAGAGACTACTGAGATTGTGGCCCTAGAAGAGGGGAAGGAAGTTAAAATTGGCACTTGCGTTAACGAGAAAACAAGACAGAGCCTCATTGAGCTGTTGTAAGAATTCAAAGacgtctttgcatggtcataccaggatatgcctggTCTAAGTACTGATATCGCAGTACACCGTGTCCTTACAAAAAAGGAGtgcaagccagttcagcagaAGTTCAGAAGGATGAGACCCGATGTagcaatgaaaataaagaaagaagtcaagaagcagtttaATGCTGAATTCCTACAGGTGGTTAATTATTCAGAGTGGGTTGACAAAGTCAtccctgtccctaagaaagatgggaaagtgCGGATGTGTGTAGATTACAGAGATTTAAACAAGGTCAGCCCAAAGGATAACTTTCCATTGCCTCACATAGACACTCTAGTGGATAATACAACAGGCTATtcactgttctccttcatggatgggttctccgggtacaatcagatcaagatgcatcctaAGGACATAGAAAAAACCACATTCATAACTTTATGGGGAACGttttgctacaaggtgatgccctTCGGGTTGAAAAATACAGGAGTCACataccaaagagccatggtaaccttgttccatgacatgatgcacaagaaAATTGAGGTCTACATTGACGACATGATTGCAAAATCCTGAACTGAAGAGAAGCATGTACGAGTGTTTAGAAAATTGTTCCTCAGGTTGAGAAAATTCCAATTAAAGCTCAATCCGTCAAAATACACCTTCGGAGCTAGGTCCGAAAAGTTACTCGGCTTCGTAGTCAGTGAgaagggaatagaagttgaccttgataaaatcaaggctaTACAGGAGCTGCCTCCGCCACGAACTCAGAAAGAAGtccgaggtttcctagggagacTAAACTACATCGCACTATTTATTTCGCAACTGACTGAGaagtgtgaccccatattccaTCTTCTTAAAAAGCACAATCCTGGGGTATGGGATGATAAATGCCAAAAAAACCTTTGAAAAGgttaaacaatatttgtccagtccccCAGTGCTAACACCACCAAGCCCTGGTAGACCATTGATACTGTACTTAACAGTATTTGATAATTCAATGGGGTGTGTGCTCGGTCAACACGATGAGACTGGGAGAAAAAAAAGagtgatatattacctcagtGAATGTGAAATGAGGTATCTGCCAATTGAGAAGCTATGCTGTTCTTTGGTTTGGACAACacgaaggttgaggcaatacatgttgtaccatacaacttggctaatttcaaagctagaCCCTCttaaatacatgatggagtcaaccactttaaatggaaggatggcccgatggtaGATTCTGCTCtccgaatttgacatagtctatgtaaACCAAAAAGCTATGAAGGAGAGTGTAATAGTAGACTTCCTAGCCAATAGAGCTTTGGAGGACTATGAACCTTTGAATTTCAATTTCCccaatgaagatctaatgtatgtaGCAATCGCTGAAGGAAACGTGCCTGAAGATTattcttggaaattaaattttgacggagcatcAAATGCCGTTGGAAATAGAGTTGGGGCGGTAATGatatccccaaatggagatcattatccattcacttaCAAGCTGGATTTTGACTGCACCaacaatatggcagaatacgaggcatgtatcatgggaattcgGGCAGCTATAGACAGCGAAATCAAAGTATTAGAAGTGTATGGAGATTCTGCATTGGTAATTTATAAGCTTAAAGGCGAGTAGGAAACGAGAGATCCCAAATTGATTAGTTACCGAAAGTTAATCTTGGAGTTAAttgaagagtttgatgatattaccTTTCATTACCTCCCGCGAGACAAgaatcagatggctgacgcctTGGCCATActagcttccatgatcaaagtaaatgaaCAAGAGGTTATGAAGCCAATTCAGATGAGTATTTGTGAGGCTCCAGCTCACTGCTGTAATGTCgatgaagaagaagagagagatgatcatccttggtatcatgatatcttacaatatgtgaagagCCGTGCGTACCCAGATCAAGCAaccgaaaatgataaaagaacatTAAGGAGGTTAGCCAGTGACTATGTCCTAGACAGTGAGGTCCTATATAAGAAGAGAAAGGATCAGGTGTTGTTAAGATGTGTTGACGCTGTTGAGACAAAGAAAATTCTAGAGGAAGTCCATGATGGTgtctgtgggacacatgccaatggtttcacaatggctcgacaaatcatgagattcgaaTATTACTGGTCTAtaatggaaggagattgcatcaattacgctaagaagtgccataagtgtcaaatttatggagacaagattcatgtgcctcATTCACCCCTCTATGTTATGACTTCCCTATGACCATTctcaatgtggggcatggacgtcattgggccaatTTCGCCAAAGGCTTCCAACGGATATCGATTCATTTTTAtggttattgactactttacCAAATGGGTAGAGGCTGTTTCGTACGCCAATATCACAAAGTCGGCGGTCAGCAAGTTCCTGAAGAAGGAGATCGTATGTCGTTATGGTATGCCAGAAAGAATcgtatctgacaatgcattgaatctGAACAATAGCGCAATAGCAGAAGTTTGCAGTCagttcaacattaaacatcacaTGTATGTAGCAATCGCTGAAGGAAACGTGCCTGAAGATTattcttggaaattaaattttgacggagtaTCAAATGCCGTTGGAAATAGAGTTGGGGCGGTAATGatatccccaaatggagatcattatccattcacttaCAAGCTGGATTTTGACTGCACCaataatatggcagaatacgaggcatgtatcatgggaattcaGGCAGCTATAGACAGCGAAATCAAAGTATTAGAAGTGCATGGAGATTCTGCATTAGTAATTTATCAGCTTAAAGGCGAGTAGGAAACGAGAGATCCTAAATTGATTAGTTACCGAAAATTAATCTTGGAGTTAAttgaagagtttgatgatattaccTTTCATTACCTCCCGCGAGACAAgaatcagatggctgacgcctTGGCCATActagcttccatgatcaaagtaaatgaaCAGGAGGTTATGAAGCCAATTCAGATGAGTATTTGTGAGGCTCCAGCTCACTGCTGTAATGTCgatgaagaagaagagagagatgatcatccttggtatcatgatatcttacaatatgtgaagagCCGTGCGTACCCAGATCAAGCAaccgaaaatgataaaagaacatTGAGGAGGTTAGCCAGTGACTATGTCCTAGACAGTGAGGTCCTATATAAGAAGAGAAAGGATCAGGTGTTGTTAAGATGTGTTGACGCTGTTGAGACAAAGAAAATTCTAGAGGAAGTCCATGATGGTGTCtagggacacatgccaatggtttcacaatggctcgacaaatcatgagattcgaaTATTACTGGTCTacaatggaaggagattgcatcaattacgctaagaagtgccataagtgtcaaatttatggagacaagatccatgtgcctccttcaccccTCCATGTTATGACTTCCCTATGACCATTctcaatgtggggcatggacgtcattgggccaatTTCGCCAAAAGCTTCCAACGGatatcgattcatttttgtggtcattgactactttaccaaatgggtagaggctgcttcgtaCACCAATATCACAAAGTCGGAGGTCAGCAAGTTCCTGAAGAAGGAGATCGTATGTCATTATGGTATGCCAGAAAGAATCGTATCTGACAATGCGTTGAATCTGAACAATAGCGCAATAACAGAAGTCTGCAGTCagttcaacattaaacatcacaaCTCATCACCATACCGCCCGAAAATGAATGGGGCGGTTGAGGCAGCTaataagaatatcaagaagattgtggggaaga contains:
- the LOC107887193 gene encoding uncharacterized protein; its protein translation is MDNKELEFLESVEEGDVCSLGGESSEEGCRASCPVIIISKPRISEVEARVTPRVIIRKPTASPYKDSHRVPWNYNCSIAVSEKEDSISTPNTEGEPAKGKPVILKKEVERSEPLVNEPVMENETKEFLKFLGYSEYSVVEQLHQQPDRISILALLLNSKVHRNVLMKVLNETNVADDILVNKLDRLVGNISVNNFISFSDDEIPPGGRGSIKALHVITRCKGYTLLGVLVDNGSALNVLPWATLNRLPIDSSHMKTCQNIVRAFDGTERKVMGRIEVPLQIGPNTCEVDFLVMDIKPSYNCLLGRPWIYSAGAVPSSLHQKLKMITEGQLITINAEKEIIASVTSDAPYIENDNEAFECSFRSSEFVNATFIAEGSRIPIPKILGATKMSLQLIVGKGSLPGRGLGRPDASQVKKEFERKQEQRRARLSRTEVRWESMNFPHISQTFVSEGFIHSIHYKVKEGMAEDAIGIWSINATFEEEAMERNLSSICLYEPRSVLDNWTDEEIPVIFRANIE